One window of Gloeothece citriformis PCC 7424 genomic DNA carries:
- a CDS encoding AAA-like domain-containing protein — MTTATPLDYHYRVGGSLAHNHPTYVERQADTELLSALLEGKFCYVFNCRQMGKSSLRVRTMHQLQLKGMSCASVDITSLGSDITREQWYCGIITQLFLGFNLVGKLNLKVWLREREELSPVQKLGQFIEEVLFVKCPGEKIFIFIDEIDKVLSLKFSLDDFFSFIRFCYNQRAENQTYNRITFALFGVATPDDLIREKTQTSFNIGQPIELTGFTPEEVQPLEMGFIDQADRPSSVLKEILYWSGGQPFLTQKICQLLINFSSFIPEGEEQKTVKKIVDEQVINNWESLDEPVHLKTIRDRLLRNEQRAGRLLGLYQSILKQGYIEADDSPEQAELRLSGLVVKRDGRLQVYNPIYQAVFNPEWVNKQLEKLRPYSEAIAAWEASKFEDESRLLRGQALKDALAWAMGKGLSNLDYQFLTASQKLDKREAEINLETQKKANEILTTANRKAKKLFQIGTTFLIISLLTAAGIAKNASDRQQEAQIGSQLQRRADTAWRQFEIDEIEGLLSAMQAGQDLKNTVRNGRLLKDYPATSPVITLEQILDQITEKNRFKGHEDIVYSASLSPDGKLIASASKDGTVKLWNQVGEQLAILRGHEGAIYGVSFSPDGQYIATASSDETAKLWSSDGKEIATLKGHQGSVYNVTFSPDGQYIATTSRDNTARLWNKKGQQIAVLKGHTQSVDDISFNAKGDRIATASRDGTVKLWDIKGILLGNVRSDDVAFYSVDFSPDGKIAIADSEGVVKVWDEKGNLMVTIKGHQDFINRVRFSPNGKWIATASSDGVAKLWNLQGKEFITFKGHQEAIYDIAWSSDGQELVTASGDGTVKLWEINDQNLTRNSDLQRRITSVSFSPNGELLVRSSINGEIELSDLEGNLKQQFDSGLDWISDLKFSADSQKIVAVSRGGMIRLWERKGRVLKEWPEKYNNFSSVALSQDGKKLATADREGQVWIWDLTNNVPKLLTKFSAHKDVINSISFSPDGEEIITASSDDSVKLWDSQGNLKTQFKGHKEAVYWVSFSNDGNYIGTASKDGTARLWNREGETIKVLQGDLFPVYRVSFSPNGKYIATGSSDGTARLWDNQGNLRAEFKGHQDSIYGITFSPDSKTVTTVSRDGIVRQWQVQAEFARLESLLKQGCQWLGDYLVTYPQEKEKLTACQKNNIGNK, encoded by the coding sequence ATGACTACAGCCACACCCCTTGACTATCATTACCGAGTTGGTGGAAGTTTAGCCCATAATCATCCCACGTATGTAGAAAGACAAGCAGACACAGAACTTTTGAGTGCCCTCCTTGAGGGAAAATTTTGTTATGTGTTTAACTGTCGCCAGATGGGAAAATCTAGCTTGAGGGTGCGGACGATGCACCAACTGCAATTAAAGGGGATGAGTTGCGCTTCCGTTGATATTACCAGCCTGGGAAGTGATATTACAAGAGAACAGTGGTACTGTGGGATTATTACTCAATTATTTTTAGGATTTAATCTTGTCGGGAAACTGAATTTAAAAGTTTGGTTACGAGAAAGAGAAGAATTGTCCCCTGTGCAAAAATTAGGGCAATTTATTGAAGAGGTTTTATTTGTCAAATGTCCTGGGGAAAAGATTTTTATTTTTATTGATGAAATTGATAAAGTTCTTAGCCTCAAATTTTCCCTAGATGATTTTTTCTCATTTATTCGCTTTTGTTACAATCAAAGAGCAGAAAATCAGACTTATAATCGTATTACTTTTGCCTTATTTGGAGTAGCCACTCCTGATGATTTAATCCGAGAAAAAACTCAAACCTCTTTTAACATTGGTCAACCGATAGAATTAACGGGTTTTACCCCCGAAGAAGTTCAGCCCCTAGAAATGGGTTTTATTGACCAAGCAGATAGACCTTCATCAGTTTTAAAAGAAATTTTATATTGGAGTGGAGGTCAACCTTTCCTCACCCAAAAAATTTGTCAGTTGCTCATCAATTTTTCCTCGTTTATCCCCGAAGGAGAAGAACAAAAAACCGTAAAAAAAATCGTTGATGAACAGGTCATTAATAATTGGGAATCTCTCGATGAACCGGTTCATTTAAAAACCATTCGAGATCGTCTGTTGAGAAATGAACAACGGGCAGGCCGACTTTTAGGACTGTATCAATCGATTTTAAAACAAGGATATATTGAAGCGGATGATAGCCCTGAACAAGCGGAATTACGGCTATCTGGATTAGTGGTTAAACGAGACGGAAGACTACAAGTTTATAACCCAATTTATCAAGCCGTATTTAATCCCGAATGGGTCAATAAACAATTAGAAAAACTTCGCCCTTATTCAGAAGCAATAGCCGCTTGGGAAGCCTCTAAATTTGAAGATGAATCTCGACTTTTGCGGGGACAAGCCCTTAAAGATGCCTTAGCTTGGGCAATGGGAAAAGGATTAAGTAACCTTGATTATCAGTTTTTAACCGCTAGTCAAAAGTTAGATAAACGGGAAGCAGAAATTAATTTAGAAACTCAAAAAAAAGCCAACGAAATTTTAACCACAGCCAATCGTAAAGCGAAAAAACTTTTTCAGATAGGAACGACTTTTTTAATTATCTCATTGTTGACCGCAGCCGGCATTGCCAAAAATGCCTCAGATAGACAACAAGAAGCCCAAATAGGTAGTCAACTTCAACGGAGGGCGGATACAGCTTGGCGACAATTTGAAATTGATGAAATAGAAGGATTATTATCAGCAATGCAAGCGGGACAAGACTTAAAAAATACCGTGAGAAATGGACGCTTATTAAAAGATTATCCAGCCACTAGCCCAGTCATCACCTTAGAGCAAATATTAGACCAAATTACCGAAAAAAATCGTTTTAAAGGACATGAAGATATTGTCTATAGTGCAAGTCTTAGTCCAGATGGTAAACTGATTGCGAGTGCCTCAAAAGATGGGACAGTCAAATTATGGAATCAAGTCGGAGAACAACTCGCTATTTTAAGAGGTCATGAGGGAGCAATTTATGGAGTGAGTTTTAGTCCTGATGGGCAATATATTGCCACTGCTTCATCGGATGAAACGGCAAAACTATGGTCTTCTGACGGCAAAGAAATTGCCACTTTAAAAGGACATCAAGGCTCAGTTTACAATGTTACGTTTAGTCCCGATGGGCAATATATAGCGACAACCTCTAGGGATAATACCGCTAGATTATGGAATAAAAAAGGACAACAAATTGCCGTTTTAAAAGGACATACTCAGTCAGTTGATGATATTAGTTTTAATGCCAAAGGAGATCGGATCGCCACAGCCTCTAGAGATGGTACAGTTAAATTATGGGATATCAAGGGAATTTTGTTAGGAAATGTTCGCAGTGACGACGTAGCTTTTTATAGTGTAGACTTTAGTCCGGATGGAAAAATAGCCATTGCCGATAGTGAAGGAGTGGTTAAAGTTTGGGATGAAAAAGGTAATTTAATGGTGACGATTAAAGGTCATCAAGATTTTATTAATCGGGTTCGTTTTAGTCCTAATGGAAAATGGATTGCTACAGCTTCATCGGATGGCGTGGCTAAATTATGGAATTTACAGGGAAAAGAATTTATCACCTTTAAAGGTCATCAGGAAGCAATTTATGATATAGCTTGGAGTTCTGATGGACAAGAATTAGTGACGGCCTCTGGAGATGGAACAGTAAAATTATGGGAAATTAATGATCAAAATTTAACTCGAAATAGTGATCTACAAAGAAGGATTACTAGCGTTAGTTTTAGTCCCAATGGGGAATTATTAGTCCGGTCTTCTATCAATGGAGAAATTGAACTATCAGATTTAGAAGGGAACTTAAAGCAGCAATTTGATTCGGGTTTAGATTGGATTTCTGATCTCAAATTTAGTGCCGATAGTCAGAAAATAGTTGCCGTTTCTAGAGGAGGTATGATTCGGCTTTGGGAGAGAAAAGGAAGGGTTTTAAAAGAATGGCCAGAAAAGTATAATAATTTTTCTAGTGTCGCTTTAAGTCAAGATGGAAAAAAATTAGCAACCGCCGATAGAGAAGGTCAAGTTTGGATTTGGGATCTCACTAATAATGTGCCTAAACTTCTCACTAAATTTTCTGCCCATAAAGATGTAATTAATAGTATCAGTTTTAGTCCCGATGGAGAAGAAATAATCACGGCTTCTAGTGATGATTCGGTTAAATTGTGGGATAGTCAAGGAAATTTAAAAACCCAATTTAAAGGACACAAAGAAGCGGTTTATTGGGTGAGTTTTAGTAACGACGGTAACTATATCGGTACTGCGTCTAAAGATGGAACGGCTAGATTATGGAATAGAGAAGGAGAAACTATAAAGGTTTTACAAGGAGATTTATTTCCGGTTTATCGAGTTAGTTTTAGTCCTAACGGGAAATATATTGCAACCGGTTCTAGTGATGGAACGGCTAGATTATGGGATAATCAAGGAAATTTAAGAGCAGAATTTAAAGGACATCAAGATTCTATTTATGGGATTACTTTTAGTCCAGATAGTAAAACGGTGACAACGGTTTCTCGTGATGGAATAGTCCGACAGTGGCAAGTGCAAGCAGAGTTCGCCCGTCTGGAAAGTTTATTAAAACAGGGATGTCAATGGTTAGGAGATTATTTGGTCACTTATCCTCAAGAAAAAGAAAAACTAACAGCTTGTCAAAAAAATAATATAGGGAATAAATGA
- a CDS encoding M14 family metallopeptidase: MFDFSHYYTYDEIVTFLDQMAEAYPHLIKLEIIGQSYAKRDIWLATLTAQNTGLPLEKPGFWIDGNTHAGEVTGSAIALYIIYHLLTQYKSDPQVTRLLDHYTVYVLPRIAVDGAEKYLTTPYRLRSSIRPYPHSDQQDGLYPEDINGDGLILQMRIKDECGGWKVAPEDPRIMIRREPEEFGGTYYTVLTEGLIHNYDGYNFKVAPTLEGLDFNRNYPAQWVPEGEQEGAGYFPFSEPETRAEAEFWSQHPNINGFITYHTSGAVILRPYSTHPDEHFLHEDLEIYQLIGEKGTSLTGYNCVSVYHDFRYHPKEVTNGAMDDYGYEHFGWFGFTVELWDAPTEAGIQKKDYLQWSSRHPLSDDLKLMGWNDEKLAGKGFINWQPFHHPQLGEVEIGGWNFKQMWQNAPVEYLPELCEKQTRFAIAHALMSPRLAIVRTDLTHHGGDVYHLVLQLENQGFLPTYTSEKALEKKIVKPIKVSLFLAEGTTLISGEKEQEIGHLEGRSNKAFSNLAKGYDYRCTVEWVIKGTSGSPIEIIAKGERSGTVKTQLTL, from the coding sequence ATGTTTGATTTTAGTCACTACTACACTTATGACGAAATAGTAACATTTTTAGATCAGATGGCCGAAGCTTATCCCCATCTGATTAAGTTAGAAATTATCGGACAAAGTTATGCTAAACGAGATATTTGGTTAGCTACTCTCACCGCTCAAAATACAGGTTTACCCCTCGAAAAACCTGGGTTTTGGATCGATGGAAATACCCATGCCGGCGAAGTCACGGGATCGGCGATCGCCCTTTATATTATCTATCATTTGCTCACTCAATATAAATCAGATCCCCAAGTTACTCGTCTTCTCGATCATTATACGGTTTATGTCCTGCCTCGGATTGCCGTTGATGGTGCGGAAAAATACTTAACTACTCCCTACCGTCTTCGCTCTAGTATTCGTCCTTATCCCCACAGTGATCAACAAGATGGACTCTATCCAGAAGATATTAACGGAGATGGATTAATTTTGCAAATGCGGATCAAAGATGAATGTGGTGGGTGGAAAGTTGCGCCGGAAGATCCCCGCATTATGATCCGTCGAGAACCGGAAGAATTTGGAGGAACATATTATACTGTTTTAACGGAAGGATTAATACACAATTATGACGGTTACAATTTTAAAGTTGCTCCGACATTAGAAGGGTTAGATTTTAATCGGAATTATCCCGCGCAATGGGTGCCGGAAGGAGAACAAGAAGGCGCAGGTTATTTTCCGTTTTCTGAACCCGAAACCCGGGCAGAAGCAGAATTTTGGTCACAACATCCTAATATTAATGGGTTTATTACTTATCATACCTCTGGGGCTGTCATTCTTCGTCCTTATAGTACCCATCCCGATGAACATTTTCTCCATGAAGATTTAGAAATTTATCAACTGATTGGCGAAAAAGGAACAAGCTTAACCGGTTATAATTGTGTTTCTGTTTATCATGATTTCCGTTATCATCCTAAAGAAGTTACTAATGGGGCAATGGATGATTATGGATATGAGCATTTTGGCTGGTTTGGGTTTACTGTAGAATTGTGGGATGCTCCGACAGAAGCCGGCATACAAAAAAAAGATTATCTTCAATGGTCTTCTCGTCATCCTCTTAGCGATGACCTTAAATTAATGGGTTGGAATGATGAAAAATTAGCCGGAAAAGGGTTTATCAATTGGCAACCGTTTCATCATCCCCAGTTAGGAGAAGTAGAAATAGGGGGATGGAATTTTAAGCAAATGTGGCAAAATGCACCGGTTGAATATTTACCCGAATTATGTGAAAAACAAACCCGTTTTGCGATTGCTCACGCTTTGATGTCTCCTCGTTTGGCCATTGTTCGTACTGATTTAACCCATCATGGAGGAGATGTTTATCATCTCGTGTTACAATTAGAAAATCAAGGATTTTTACCCACTTATACCAGTGAAAAAGCTTTAGAAAAAAAGATTGTTAAACCGATTAAAGTTAGCTTATTTTTAGCCGAAGGAACGACTTTAATTAGTGGAGAAAAAGAGCAAGAAATTGGGCATTTAGAAGGACGATCTAATAAAGCGTTTAGCAATTTGGCGAAAGGTTATGATTACCGATGTACGGTTGAATGGGTAATAAAAGGAACGTCAGGAAGTCCCATTGAAATCATCGCCAAAGGAGAGCGATCGGGTACAGTAAAAACTCAATTGACCCTTTAA
- a CDS encoding NADPH-dependent FMN reductase — protein MVKIVGINGSLRSGSYSSQALEIAVSRVQALGAEVEILDLREMTLPFCNGEDEYPTYPDVEKLRRSVKEADGLILVTPEYHGSVSGVIKNALDLMSFEHLEGKVAGLISVLGGQSNSNALNDLRVIIRWVHGWVIPEQIAVGQAWKVFNEEGKLLDEKLSKRFDDFAQSLVDNTCKLRGVSV, from the coding sequence ATGGTTAAGATAGTTGGAATTAATGGAAGTTTGCGATCGGGTTCTTACAGTTCCCAAGCGTTAGAGATAGCTGTATCAAGGGTTCAAGCATTGGGAGCAGAAGTAGAAATTTTAGATTTACGGGAGATGACCCTTCCATTTTGTAATGGCGAGGATGAGTATCCCACCTATCCAGATGTAGAAAAACTGCGCCGTAGTGTTAAAGAGGCAGATGGGCTAATTTTGGTGACACCGGAATATCATGGAAGTGTGAGCGGTGTGATAAAAAATGCCTTAGATTTGATGAGTTTTGAGCATTTAGAGGGAAAAGTCGCCGGATTAATTAGTGTTTTGGGAGGACAATCTAATAGTAATGCACTTAATGATTTAAGGGTAATTATAAGATGGGTTCATGGTTGGGTGATCCCCGAACAAATTGCTGTAGGACAAGCCTGGAAAGTCTTTAATGAAGAGGGTAAGTTACTTGATGAGAAATTGTCTAAGCGCTTTGATGATTTTGCTCAAAGTTTAGTTGATAATACTTGTAAACTTCGAGGAGTATCTGTGTAA
- a CDS encoding hemolysin family protein has protein sequence MTNIALEILIVLLLIIANGIFSGSEIAVVSSRKIRLEQMASRGDRKARAALKLANSPNDFLSTVQIGITLIGILSGAVGGATLAQRLEPLINYIPLLSPYSEGISVAIVVTIITYLSLVIGELIPKRIALNNPEQIARSVAKPMRTLSKFTAPLVHLLSFSTDNILKLLGFRASQEPSITEEEIRVLIKQATQSGMFEESEQEMVEGVFRLSDRPIKALMTPRFEIVWLNSEASLEEIQQQILASSHSRFLVARGTLDECLGFLRSSDFLSARLAGEAINLLEMIQPPLYIPENTKALKVLEQFKVSGIHIGVIIDEYGSIDGIVTLNDVMEAIVGDISTSENLEEPRIIQREDGSWLLDGLLSVDEIKNLFSKSSLPHEDSGHYHTLGGFVINFLGHIPHSGEHFQWEGLRFEVMDMDGTRVDKVMVSSVEIEPESSLEQIDHLDL, from the coding sequence ATGACTAACATTGCCCTTGAAATTTTAATCGTCCTTTTGCTGATTATTGCTAACGGCATCTTTTCAGGCTCAGAAATAGCCGTTGTCTCCTCCCGCAAAATACGCCTAGAGCAAATGGCAAGTCGGGGAGATCGCAAAGCTAGGGCAGCCCTTAAATTAGCCAACTCTCCCAATGATTTTCTCTCTACCGTCCAAATTGGGATTACTTTGATTGGTATCCTCAGTGGTGCAGTGGGGGGAGCAACTCTGGCTCAACGTTTAGAACCTTTGATTAATTATATACCTCTACTGAGTCCCTATAGCGAAGGGATCAGCGTTGCGATCGTCGTTACAATTATTACTTATTTATCATTAGTTATCGGTGAACTGATCCCCAAACGCATTGCCTTAAATAACCCAGAACAAATCGCCCGTTCAGTGGCTAAACCCATGCGTACCTTGTCTAAATTTACCGCCCCATTAGTTCATCTATTAAGTTTTTCCACCGATAATATTTTAAAGTTGTTAGGGTTTCGCGCTTCTCAAGAACCTTCTATTACTGAGGAAGAAATTAGAGTATTAATCAAACAGGCCACTCAATCAGGTATGTTTGAAGAATCCGAACAGGAAATGGTAGAAGGGGTTTTTCGACTCAGCGATCGCCCGATTAAAGCCTTAATGACTCCTCGTTTTGAGATCGTTTGGCTCAATAGTGAAGCCTCTTTAGAAGAGATTCAACAGCAAATTTTAGCCAGTTCTCACTCTCGGTTTTTGGTGGCTAGAGGAACGTTAGATGAGTGTTTAGGATTTTTACGAAGCAGTGATTTTCTCTCTGCTCGGTTAGCGGGAGAGGCAATTAATTTACTGGAGATGATTCAGCCTCCTTTATATATTCCGGAAAATACTAAAGCTTTAAAAGTTTTAGAACAATTTAAAGTAAGCGGAATTCATATAGGAGTGATTATTGATGAATATGGAAGTATAGACGGAATTGTTACTTTAAATGATGTGATGGAAGCGATCGTTGGGGATATATCCACCTCAGAAAATTTAGAAGAACCTAGGATTATTCAGCGTGAAGATGGGTCTTGGTTACTCGATGGATTATTATCAGTTGATGAAATTAAAAATTTATTTTCTAAATCTTCCCTCCCCCATGAAGATAGCGGACATTACCATACTTTAGGGGGTTTTGTTATTAATTTTTTAGGACATATTCCTCACTCTGGTGAACATTTTCAATGGGAAGGATTACGATTTGAAGTGATGGATATGGATGGGACGCGAGTTGATAAAGTGATGGTTTCTTCTGTTGAAATAGAACCCGAAAGTTCCTTAGAACAGATAGATCATTTAGATCTTTAA
- a CDS encoding creatininase family protein, with protein MLLQLSTWPEVETYLQESTGIIIPIGSTEQHGPIGLIGTDAICAEVIAKGVGESTSAMVSPTLNVGMALHHTAFPGTISLRPSTLIQVVLDYITCLAKSGFTHFFFINGHGGNIATLKAAFSETYNHLAHLNIPGHEEIKCQVANWFMCRSVYQLAKELYGNQEGSHATPSEVAVTQFAYPNMIKTAALNPEVASGFPIYGAVNFRRHYPDGRMGSNPALATPEHGQQFYDLAVKELSNSYLEFIGKKQE; from the coding sequence ATGTTGTTGCAACTAAGCACTTGGCCTGAAGTTGAAACTTATTTACAAGAGTCCACTGGTATTATTATCCCTATAGGATCGACAGAGCAGCATGGGCCGATTGGATTAATTGGGACTGATGCCATTTGCGCTGAAGTCATCGCTAAAGGAGTGGGAGAAAGCACATCGGCTATGGTTAGTCCTACTTTAAATGTAGGAATGGCTTTACATCACACCGCTTTTCCGGGAACTATCAGTTTACGTCCAAGCACTTTAATCCAAGTCGTTTTAGATTATATCACTTGTTTAGCAAAAAGCGGATTTACCCACTTTTTCTTTATAAATGGGCATGGAGGAAATATTGCCACTTTAAAAGCGGCTTTTTCAGAAACTTATAATCATTTAGCCCATTTAAATATTCCGGGTCATGAGGAAATAAAATGTCAAGTGGCTAATTGGTTTATGTGTCGTTCTGTGTATCAATTGGCTAAAGAATTATATGGAAATCAAGAAGGGTCTCATGCTACCCCCTCTGAAGTGGCTGTCACTCAATTTGCTTATCCTAACATGATTAAAACGGCTGCTTTAAATCCAGAGGTGGCTTCCGGATTTCCCATTTATGGAGCAGTCAATTTTCGTCGTCATTATCCTGATGGAAGAATGGGATCTAATCCAGCTTTAGCCACTCCGGAACATGGACAACAATTTTATGATTTAGCGGTCAAGGAATTGAGCAATTCTTATTTAGAATTTATCGGGAAAAAACAAGAGTAA
- a CDS encoding response regulator transcription factor, protein MLSLDVPQLSSNSDLVQTHRILVVEDEDVIRDMVVLALEEEGYELQSAADGRTALELLQGSDSTESEESFDLLVLDLMLPQVNGLDICRLLRYQGNTIPILILSAKVSETDRVLGLEVGADDYLTKPFSMRELVARCRALLRRQSFSTISSNPVRKFKDISLYTQECRVLVRGDEINLSPKEFRLLELFMSYPRRVWSREQLIEQIWGPDFLGDTKTVDVHIRWLREKLERDPSQPEYLITVRGFGYRFG, encoded by the coding sequence ATGTTATCTCTAGATGTGCCTCAATTGTCTTCCAACTCTGATTTAGTTCAAACTCATCGCATTTTGGTCGTAGAAGACGAAGATGTGATCCGAGACATGGTCGTTCTCGCTTTAGAAGAAGAGGGTTATGAACTTCAAAGTGCTGCTGATGGGCGAACGGCTTTAGAATTATTACAGGGATCAGATTCAACGGAGTCTGAGGAGTCTTTTGATTTATTAGTCTTAGACCTGATGTTGCCTCAAGTGAACGGTCTAGATATTTGTCGTCTGTTACGTTATCAAGGCAATACGATCCCCATTTTAATTCTGAGTGCGAAGGTGAGTGAAACTGACCGAGTGTTAGGGTTAGAAGTAGGCGCGGATGATTATTTGACTAAACCGTTCAGTATGCGGGAATTAGTCGCTCGATGTCGTGCTTTACTGCGTCGTCAAAGTTTTAGCACTATTTCCTCTAATCCCGTCCGAAAATTTAAAGATATTTCTCTGTATACTCAAGAATGTCGGGTTTTAGTTAGAGGGGATGAAATTAACCTTTCTCCCAAAGAATTCCGTTTGTTAGAGTTGTTTATGAGCTATCCTCGTCGGGTTTGGTCAAGAGAACAATTGATCGAACAAATTTGGGGGCCTGATTTTTTAGGAGATACCAAAACGGTGGATGTTCATATTCGCTGGTTACGGGAAAAATTAGAACGAGATCCCAGTCAACCCGAATATTTAATTACGGTTCGGGGTTTTGGGTATCGGTTTGGGTGA
- a CDS encoding sensor histidine kinase, whose amino-acid sequence MVIIAFILGILLGIGLACWDRYRFNRQLKRMISTLSETSELVTSLPLLSLIRRELTYLYQQRQELQKTIDDQKSIFDLAPVGYLLLDGDNQLLWCNQAARALLCIDRWQPGHIRLLLELVRSYELDQLIEQTRSSQIPQVKEWTFYPSQYATNSTIAEEQTTKLYKTSIALKASSFPLPKGEVGVFLENQQPLVELSRSRDRAFSDLTHELRTPLTSISLLAEALQKRLQNPERRWVDQMLKEIERLMRLVQDWLEISQLQEDPSQSLNYQTLDLKALIDSAWQSLTPLATQKQITLHYEGPQHLSLQGDGERLTQVFVNLFDNSIKHSIAQSSIRVDVTSPPSYSTQEFSPNLNQEIIIDIIDCGEGFLESDLPYVFDRLYRGEPSRARKSSDSDLSRHGSGLGLAIVKQIVQAHGGTIQAKNHPDTRGGWIEIKLFLEKPDRGMVLLDSPEIN is encoded by the coding sequence ATGGTTATAATTGCCTTTATCTTGGGAATTTTATTAGGAATTGGCCTGGCCTGCTGGGACAGATATCGATTTAATCGTCAGTTAAAACGGATGATCTCCACTTTATCTGAGACCAGTGAGCTTGTTACGTCTTTACCCCTATTATCTTTAATTCGTCGAGAATTGACCTATCTTTATCAGCAACGTCAAGAGTTACAAAAAACGATCGACGATCAAAAGTCTATTTTTGACCTTGCTCCGGTCGGTTATTTGTTGTTAGATGGAGATAATCAATTGTTATGGTGTAATCAAGCAGCGAGAGCTTTACTGTGTATTGACCGTTGGCAACCCGGACACATTCGTTTGTTGTTAGAATTAGTTCGTTCCTATGAATTAGATCAGTTAATTGAACAAACTCGGTCTTCCCAAATTCCTCAAGTCAAAGAATGGACATTTTATCCGAGTCAGTACGCGACTAATAGCACCATAGCTGAGGAACAAACCACAAAACTTTATAAAACCTCCATTGCGCTAAAAGCATCGAGTTTTCCTCTCCCCAAGGGAGAGGTCGGCGTTTTTTTAGAAAATCAACAACCCTTAGTCGAATTATCTCGCAGTCGGGATCGTGCTTTTTCGGATCTCACTCACGAATTGAGAACCCCCTTAACCTCCATCTCTTTGTTAGCAGAAGCACTCCAAAAGCGCCTCCAAAACCCTGAGCGGCGATGGGTTGATCAAATGCTCAAGGAAATTGAGCGATTAATGAGATTAGTACAAGATTGGTTAGAAATTTCTCAGCTACAGGAAGATCCGTCTCAGTCTTTAAATTACCAAACTTTAGATTTAAAAGCTTTAATTGATTCCGCTTGGCAAAGTTTAACCCCTTTAGCGACTCAAAAACAAATTACTCTCCATTATGAAGGGCCCCAACATTTATCTCTACAAGGGGATGGAGAACGCTTAACCCAAGTCTTTGTCAATCTATTTGATAATAGTATTAAACATAGTATTGCTCAAAGTTCTATCCGGGTTGATGTTACCAGTCCGCCGAGTTATTCAACCCAAGAATTTTCTCCGAATTTAAATCAAGAAATTATCATAGATATTATAGATTGTGGTGAGGGGTTTTTAGAATCTGATCTACCCTATGTCTTTGACCGGTTATACCGAGGAGAACCCTCTAGAGCGAGAAAATCCTCTGATTCCGATCTTTCCCGTCACGGAAGTGGACTCGGATTAGCGATCGTCAAGCAGATTGTACAAGCTCACGGAGGGACGATACAAGCGAAAAACCATCCCGATACTAGGGGAGGTTGGATAGAAATCAAACTCTTTCTGGAAAAACCCGATCGAGGAATGGTGTTGTTAGATTCTCCTGAGATTAATTAA
- the phoU gene encoding phosphate signaling complex protein PhoU — MNLSTHTNHPERTYFERCLKRLEQDVLRMGTLVEESFRLSHQCLFERNLEVVPKIKDNDKQIDRYYRQIELDCATLMTLQAPVAQDLRLLSAFMQLIRDLERIGDYGKDLGEIAMKLFAYPPHSCMKEIESMSLHAQLMLATSLVALADLDGDAGSKVKQLDDTVDDAYDRLYETLAYQRDIKGVVEPILLMGLVIRHLERMADHATNIAQRVSYIVTGHRN; from the coding sequence GTGAATTTGTCTACCCACACTAACCACCCCGAACGAACTTACTTTGAGCGATGTCTAAAACGCCTAGAACAAGACGTTTTACGCATGGGAACTCTTGTCGAAGAGTCATTCCGTCTGAGTCATCAATGCTTATTTGAGCGCAATTTAGAAGTTGTCCCCAAAATCAAAGACAATGATAAACAAATCGATCGCTATTATCGCCAAATAGAGCTAGATTGTGCGACTTTGATGACCCTTCAAGCGCCTGTCGCTCAGGATTTGCGCTTATTAAGTGCTTTTATGCAGTTAATCCGAGATTTAGAGCGGATTGGGGATTATGGCAAAGATTTAGGGGAAATCGCCATGAAACTCTTTGCTTATCCTCCTCATAGTTGTATGAAAGAGATTGAATCAATGTCTCTTCATGCTCAGTTAATGTTAGCAACCAGTTTAGTCGCTTTAGCGGATTTAGATGGGGATGCGGGTAGTAAGGTCAAACAGTTAGATGATACCGTAGATGATGCTTACGATCGCCTCTATGAAACCTTAGCGTATCAGCGAGACATTAAAGGGGTAGTTGAACCGATTTTATTAATGGGGTTAGTGATTCGTCATTTAGAAAGAATGGCAGATCATGCCACTAATATTGCTCAACGAGTGTCTTATATTGTCACGGGTCATCGTAATTAA